The genomic stretch TGCCGACGGTATGGAAGGGATACGGATTCCCGGTTCCATTCCCCAACAAGTCAGTACGCAATCAGGAAGTCAGACCTTGCAGGGACTGGGCTTTAGCAGCTTTGACAATTCCCTGGAAGCCCAGGCCACCAGTGCAGGCATAGAAACCGCAAAAAGCTTTCTGAGCAAAAAGATCAGGCAGGTCAAAGTCAATCTCAAAGCAGGCTATCAGGTCTGGATTGTTGAGAACACATAAACTTTACCAACTCCTTAAATCCACTCACATGAAAATTATTCATCTCATTTTATTTGCCGCCTTGGGCCTACTTACTACCGTTGATTTAACCGCACAGGTGATTTCCAGAAGTACATCACAGCCCATTCCTTCCTCCCAGCTCCAGATCAGCGATCAGATGACCACCAACCTGATTTTCCCTTTTGCGATAAAAAGCGTGGATCGGGGAAACCGAAACATATTGGTCCAAAAAGCCAGTGCCGTTGAAAATATCCTGCAGGTCAAAGCTGAAAACAGCGGATTTCAGAACAGCAATCTTACGGTAATAACTGAAGATGGCCGTTTCTATTCCTTTGCGGTGGAGTACCAAGAAGTGCCCCAAAATCTTAATCTAAAAATCCAGAAAGCAGGCAATTCAGACTTGGCAGATTTTGGAAATCAGATTCAAGTAGAATCTGAACTGGAAGAGACAGCAGGAAAAGTGGCCACAAAAAACAGGTCCATGCCGACTCTTCGCCAGCGGAGGTTTCTGACAGGGATTGCACTGACAGGAATTTACATTGAAAAGGATCTGCTTTACTTTCAGCTAAGGCTGGAAAACCAGACCAATATCCCCTACGACATCGAGCAGTTTCGCCTGTTTATCCGGGACAAGAGGCAAAATAAACGCAGCGCCTCTCAAGAGCTGGAACAGATTCCACTCTTGGTTTATGGAGATGCAGATCGCATTCCTGCCCAATCCACCCAATCACTGGTAGTTGTACTCCCAAAATTCACCATTCCCGATCAAAAACATCTGAAAATCGAACTGATGGAAGAAAACGGAGGACGCCATCTGCAGATCAACGTAAAAAACCGACACCTCATGAACGCCATGCAGGTGGACTAGATATCAGGCAAATTCAACACATTTCACATACCTAAACTTTAACCACAAAACACAAAGGCCATGAACGAACAAAACTTTGATTACCTCAAAAACCAGGTAAAGTACAGCGGATTCGGAGATTCTCTTGAAGCGCCCCTGAAAGAACAGATCCAAAAAGGAGAACCTGATTTTTCACTCAAGCACCAGGCTGATTTCGGTGGGGATACGGTACATGCCAATCTCCACTTCAGAAAATCGGCCATGACAGATATGTATTTCTTCAATAAATACGATCTGAGCCTTACCAAATCAGGTCAGGAGGAACCTGCCATCAACCAGACCTTTTACATAGGAAAGGACAACAACATCACCCTGAAAGAGGGGTATAACCTCTTGGACGGAAGGGCAGTCAATAAGGATTTGGTTAACAAGGAGCAGGAAAAGTACAATGCCTGGGTGCAGTTGGATTTTAAGGAAACCGACAATCAGGGCAATTTCAAACTCAAGCAGTTTCATGAGAATTACGGATTTGACCTGCAAAAGGCGTTGGAAAAACATCCGATCAAGGAGCTGAATAATCCTGAGGATTTATCCAGGCTGCAAGATTCTCTTAAAAAAGGAAACCGCCAATCGGTCACATTCCAACTGGATGGTGGTGAGCAAAACCGCTTTATAGAAGCAAGTCCCCAATTCAAGAACCTCAACGTGTATGACTCCAACCAGATGAGGACTTCAGAATCACAGAAAGAAACCGCCTCAGCATCCCAATCCAAAACCCAGAAAAAGGATGTAGCTGAGGAGTCGGAAGATTTACCCCCGAAGAAGACTAGAAAAAGGAAAAGTGCGGGAATAGCCGGTTGATTCACCCCAAAATGGAGCAGATAAAAAAAGCATTGGAGAACTTTATGTCCGGGATTGATAAAGATCCAAGGATCAGTCTGTCCCATATCGGGATGTTCTCCGTGCTGCTCCATTTACGTGAGGAAAATGGCGGCAAGGAACCCTTCCCTATCAAGCGGGAGGAGCTTATGAAAGCAGCCAAAATATCCAGTACTGCCACCTACTTCAAAATTATCCGACAACTCCATGAATACGGCTACATCCACTACCTGCCAACGTTTAACCGGATGAGTCAAAGTCGGGTCGCGTTAGTTAAGGAACCTATTAGAAAACAAGCCTAAGTCAATTCAATTTCAATTCTAGTATTATGGAAACCATCACCAAAGAAGATCTGGACACCCTACGATTTCAGTTGTTTGCCGACCTTAAAAAACTGTTGGAAAAACCAGCCGAAACTCAATCAGAAACGAAAGAGTGGCTTCGAAGTAAGGACGTAAAAAAGATGCTGAGTATCTCCGATGCCGCCTTGCAAAATCTAAGGATTCGGGGTGTAGTGCATCCTGTCAAAATTTCAGGACTCTACTATTATAAAACCGAAGAGCTGAAATCACTTTTCAAGCAATAAAAACTATCCTCTATGAAAAGCCTTGGAATGAAATACTATGTCGAAAGAATAGTAAAAGAACGGAATCTTCAACCAAGCAGGATAGCTATATTCCTGGCCATGCTACAACTTTGGAAAGAGCAAAAAGGCCGTAACCCCTTTCAGATTTCCCGGAAGAAAATCATGAAACTATCGGGTGTGAAGAGTATTGTCACCTATCATACCTGCATTGCTGAGTTAAAAGATCGTGGGCTTGTGGAATACCGGCCTTCTTATCATCCAAAGTTGGGGAGTAGTGTAAAATTGAAATGAATTCAAGGATGAAAGGTGTATTGCTTAATTAGGTTGGGAACTATTGCATATACTGTCTGCACACAATTCCCAGCCAGATAAAAACAATTGAATATCTTGGATGGTAGACAGAAATAAAAATAATTTCAAATTCCTTATTTCTTCATAGTCAAATTACATATGAATTTCGGGTGTATATGAAATTACACAAAGAACAACAAGTGTTCTTCATTTTGGGAAAAAAATGAGAAGATTTCTATTGAATTGATAGCCATGGAAACTAAGATAATGTCATTTCTCTTTCTTACCGCAGTAGACTACCCTTTCGACCTCTATTTTTATACTTGAACATCTATTAAACACCTTAAGATTGCAACATCGGCCACCAAATCGTGTAATTTATTTTGGTGGCCCGTGTGACTTTCTATTCCCTATTATCCATTACTTTGGCATTTTCTTCAGCAACTCTTTGCAGCTGCTCTTTGGTTAATCCATGTTGGTAATAGAACTCCGGCTTATAATAGTAATTGTGCTTTTTCATTTCCGGGTCATGGACATCCAGGCTCAGGTCACAATCAAACCGAAGCAAGATGGCGTGATTGTGCTCCCAATCCGTAGCATTGGTGATATGTGAAATACCCCAGGTAATCCCTTTGCCATAGTCGGTGTTTGTAAAGGCATCGGGCATGAAAGGACCGGCTGCTGTGGGCATCAAATTGGTTATCGCAGCAATTTCAAAATTCACCCCATCTTCTGCATATTGGATGGTAAAATGTTCATTGCCGTCTTTTATGACCAGGGCAGCTATGCCCTCTTTAAATGGAAAAAGTGTGGTTTCATGTCCACTGTTTATTACCGGGTTCAAGGGATGTTTTCTGAACGGTCCCAGTGGATGATCCGCTATGGCCAAGCCTTGCATCCTTACCAGGTTGGGATCGCCATCAAAGTCGGACTTATAATACAAATAGATTTTCCCGTTATGTACAATGGGTTGTGGGTCGTGAATGGAAAACTGATCCCATTCTCCTTCTCCTCCATTGGGGACAACGATTTCATTGTACGGCGTCCATGGACCGTCTGGCGATTCGGCATAGGAAACCGCCACTGGACAGTCATCTCCCCGCTTGCCACTTGCCTCCATAAAGCCTTGATAGTACAGGTAGTATTTCCCTTCCCATTCCAATATATCCGTAGTCGTCACTGAGCGCCATCCCACTTGTGGTTTTGGAGGTCTCGGCACTGCCACGCCCTGTTCTTCCCAATGGACACCGTCCTTACTGGTAGCATACCAAATCTCCGAGAGGTCCCAATCTGACGACGGAATGGTGTCATTGGACTTATCGGCACCCTGGGGAGGTACGGGAGTATTTCTGTATGTATACCAAACGTAATATTTGCCATTCGCAAAGATCACTTTCGAAGGATCCCTTCTTGAAATGGTCCCGTCGTGGCCATTATAATCGAAACCTCTTAATTCGGTATATTTAAACTGGCTGTACAGTTCATTGTCTTCTGGCCTGGGTGCGGGGTAGGCATCGTAATTTCTTTCCAATGCTGCACTGAGTTCGATATCTGGCTTTTCTTTGGGCAAGACAAATGGAAATGCTTTGGATGACTGCTCTTGGGCAAAAACATTCATGGTAATTGTCAGCCCTCCTACTAGCGCCAAGGTTAATTTTCTGTTCATCGTATTTAAGGTTATTTCAAGTTTTTAAAATCATTAAATAGCCGTCAGGCAATAAATTTATTCCCCTAAAATGATGGTAATCCCATAAACCTCGGCAATATTCCTCCTAGACAAAAACTGGACAATACGATAAAACCCCAAACATCCATATTTATATTATGGGACAATTCCATAAATTTAAACCTTACTTATCAACAAAACATTCGTCCATATCCTGAATTGACCAGTGAAATTTCACATAAATGCAACAGTAAAGAGACATATGACCATATAATAAAAACATACCAACTACTAGACTATTTCTAAAGCTGTCTAACTTACGTCTGACAATCTACTAGATTAATTAACATGAACCCAATCCATTTAATCTCCAGTAAATTTCAAGATATACGGCCAATTTACCTTTTAATGGCCCTATTATCCTTGTTGGTACTTGCTCAACCAATCGCTGCCAAACAGTTTCCTCCCCAAGGGATTTATAAAAAAGGCCGGTGTATCGAAGGGGACAGTTTAAAAACCATTGATCCGGAAGCCTCCTTAAAGCTCTTTCAGCGATGTAAAGCCGACCTTCTCCATAAAGGAGACACCCTCGGCGCCATCGACATCATCAATCGTATCTCCAAGATCCATGGAAACCACGCTCGCTATAAAATGGCTTACGATGGATACTGGGAAGCGCTCGACTTGGCGACGAAGGCCAACTTAGAATATGCCAGAGGAACCATCTACTATAAAATCGGCCAAACCTATGGGTACTATAAAAAGATCAACAAATCACTCAATTACCTGAACATTGCCCTTGATATCAATAAGAAGCTTGTCGAGGCCGGTGAGATCCATAAAAATGAACTGATCAACAACTACCTGGGAATGGTGGCCCTTTACCGACAAAACCAAATGCCCTTTGAGGCCCAAAAGTACTTAGACAGTTGTTTTCAGATCCTACCCCCTACCGTTACGCCTGTAGAATCCCCTTATGTTTTCTTTGAAAAAGGCTATGTCCTGTCAGAAACCGGAGACCCCGAAAAAGCCATTTCCATATCGAAAGAAATCATACCTTGGTTTCAAAAAAACACACCGAGCTATCTCGTGCTGGTCTATGCTTATCTGGCAGACTATTACAAAGTACAAAACAACTTTCAAGCAAGTGAAAATTATTACTTGCAGTCCATAGAAACATCAGCCAAAAACCATAGCCACATCGACTTCTCTTCTCTGGTACACAAAAAGCTATCTGATCTATATGCACAAATAGGGGATTTTAAAAATGCCTATATCAGCCTGGGAGAAGCCAAAAGCTTGGATGATCAGTTTTTTGACAGCAGAAGCCCCAGCAATACCGGTTTGTTGGAAATACAGGACCTCTTTCGCTTAGAAAAAGAAAAGCAGGAAGAACTCCTTCAGCAACAACGGCTCGAAACCTTAGAGCACAAAGATCGCGTGTCCTTTCTTCAAAAGGTGATATTGGCCATTATCATCGTATTTGGTGCATTTATCGGCGGCGTTTATATACGTACCCGAATCAAAAAATTCAAATCTGAAAAAGAATACCTTGAGAAAAAACAAGCTTTGGAAGTTCAAAAGGCACAAGATGTTCTTGAAATCAAAAACAAAGAACTTATAGCCAGTACTGTTCAATTGATCGAAAAAGATGAATTGTTAATACACATCAAGACACAACTCAAGGAGCTAAAAAAACACGATCAAAAGACGCCTGTCAATAAGTTGATAAAAAACATCGATTTTCATTCTACCAGAAATTGGAATGTTTTCGAAAAGCGATTTATCCAGATCAACACTGGATTTTATGAGCGGTTGAAAGCAAAATTCCCAACACTCAACCACAATGACCACAGGCTATGTGCATTGATCAAACTGAATATGTCAAGTAAGGAAATGGCAAGTTTACTGGCAATTTCCGTGGAGTCCGTTCACACAAACAGGTATCGCCTAAGAAAAAAAATACAATTAGACAGAAGTGGCAACCTAGAAGACTTTATAGGAAACATATAAACTGCCGTTCTGAGCATTGCTTTTATTTTATCATCATAGCTTTCTACCACGCCCCTTGTCCATATGTTTCACATCCGTAAACATATGGACAACCCTCCCCTGTTTTATTGTTTCGAAAAATCGAATGATCACCATAGAAAAAGACTTCAATTAGAAAATAAACACTATTTAATAACACTGTCTAGTTTAAGTCAAGGTATAAAAATTGGTTTAAGGAGAAGATTTCAACTATTTCCCTGCGTCAAATTAAAAGTTAAAATCTAATTTTCATGCAGAGCTATACATAACTAATGACGTGTCCGACTTATTCGGCACTTGTACTCACAGCACTACAAGTAATCACTTGTTAAATCTCATTTTTAATTAAAACTTATATCTTATGAAACCCAGAATTACTATCAAGTCCCCACATTTATTGGGGATTTTAATGATTTTGTCTGCCATTTTCTGGCCTATGACTGAGTCAATGGCACAAAACCCAACGATTACCGGTACGGTAATAGACGAAAATGGAGAGACATTGCCAGGTGTAAACATTTTACTAAAAGGAAGCGGCTCAGGAACCATTACGGATATTGAGGGGAATTATACCTTGGACGCTCCCACAGAAGGGACTTTAGTTTTCAGCTTTATGGGATATCAAAGCCAAGAGGTCCCTATCGCCGGAAGGTCACAAATAGACATCACTTTATCGCCAGATCTCGAAAATTTAGACGAAGTTGTTGTTATCGGTTATGGAAGCCGGACCAAGGGAGAGTTGACTGGTGCCGTAACAACAGTAGACAAGGACTTTCTCGACCAGCAACCGACGGGCAATGTCAGTAAAGCCCTCCAAGGTAGTGCATCCGGTATTACCGTAGTAAATTCCGCTACTCCTGGTGGCCAATCAGAGATCAGGATCCGTGGAATGGGAACGATAAACAACAATGGTCCTTTATGGGTAGTGGATGGAGTATATGGCGTCACCCCTCCTCCACCAAATCAGATCGAGTCCATACAAATACTAAAAGATGCAGCATCTACGGCCATTTATGGTGCTAGGGGTGCCAATGGTGTGATATTGGTCACCACCAAATCAGGTAAGGCCGATCAACCAGCTCAAGTGTCAGTGAGCTTGCGTACAGGATTTAATAAGCCGAATGCAAAGTTTGACATCATGACCAATCCTCGGGAGCTCGGTGAGTTGATGTGGATGGAGCTGGAAAACGATGGCCTGCCCACCTCCAATGTACACTTCGGAAGTGGTAATCAACCTTTGTTGAACGATTATCTTTTCCCCAATGGTGGCTCATTCGGTGATCCATCTACCAGTATTGAACTTTACGACCAACTCAACTACCCAATCACCGAGTCTAATAAAGCCGGAACTGATTGGATGGATGTAGTTTATCAAGATGGGTCCATTCAGGACTTCAATCTATCAGT from Algoriphagus sp. NG3 encodes the following:
- a CDS encoding glycoside hydrolase, giving the protein MNRKLTLALVGGLTITMNVFAQEQSSKAFPFVLPKEKPDIELSAALERNYDAYPAPRPEDNELYSQFKYTELRGFDYNGHDGTISRRDPSKVIFANGKYYVWYTYRNTPVPPQGADKSNDTIPSSDWDLSEIWYATSKDGVHWEEQGVAVPRPPKPQVGWRSVTTTDILEWEGKYYLYYQGFMEASGKRGDDCPVAVSYAESPDGPWTPYNEIVVPNGGEGEWDQFSIHDPQPIVHNGKIYLYYKSDFDGDPNLVRMQGLAIADHPLGPFRKHPLNPVINSGHETTLFPFKEGIAALVIKDGNEHFTIQYAEDGVNFEIAAITNLMPTAAGPFMPDAFTNTDYGKGITWGISHITNATDWEHNHAILLRFDCDLSLDVHDPEMKKHNYYYKPEFYYQHGLTKEQLQRVAEENAKVMDNRE
- the traN gene encoding conjugative transposon protein TraN; amino-acid sequence: MKIIHLILFAALGLLTTVDLTAQVISRSTSQPIPSSQLQISDQMTTNLIFPFAIKSVDRGNRNILVQKASAVENILQVKAENSGFQNSNLTVITEDGRFYSFAVEYQEVPQNLNLKIQKAGNSDLADFGNQIQVESELEETAGKVATKNRSMPTLRQRRFLTGIALTGIYIEKDLLYFQLRLENQTNIPYDIEQFRLFIRDKRQNKRSASQELEQIPLLVYGDADRIPAQSTQSLVVVLPKFTIPDQKHLKIELMEENGGRHLQINVKNRHLMNAMQVD
- a CDS encoding helix-turn-helix domain-containing protein, coding for METITKEDLDTLRFQLFADLKKLLEKPAETQSETKEWLRSKDVKKMLSISDAALQNLRIRGVVHPVKISGLYYYKTEELKSLFKQ